One window of the Haloarcula halobia genome contains the following:
- a CDS encoding CDC48 family AAA ATPase, producing MSGSSDEGIELTVEGAHKRDAGRGIARLPESARSQLGVLSGDPVIVEGDRMTVVKVWPADEQGEFVRIDADTRANAGVNIGETVTVSQGSVVAATDIAVQPVDPIPGTDEYEYTVRDRLVDRMVQADERVHVEGLGTFLVRQTTPAGSVQVTDETRVTVLDREGEGTKKRQQSSPAPSGADRVTPDATETETGISYEDIGGLDEELDRIREMIELPLSEPEQFRRLGIDPPSGVLLHGPPGTGKTLIARAVANEVDAYFDTISGPEIVSKYKGESEERLREAFDRAEANAPAILFVDEIDSIAGSRDEDADMENRVVAQLLTLMDGLEERGNVVVIGATNRVDAVDPALRRGGRFDREIEIGVPDEAGRREILDVHTREMPIDDDVDFDSIAARTHGFVGADLASLTTEAAMVALRRDRDSPSVTKADFDEALASVEPSAMREYVAESPDTTFEDVGGLEAVKQVLTETIEWPLAYGDLFTATNTDPPSGILLYGPPGTGKTLLARAVAGESDVNFIHVAGPEIMDRYVGESEEAVRKLFERARQTAPSIIFVDEIDAIASHRGQGNEVTERVVSQLLAELDGITENPNLVVLAATNRRDMIDDALLRPGRLEQHVEVPNPDSTAREAILAVHTRQKPLAPDVSLDDLAAETAGFSGAQLEAVVREASMLAIREAAAELGPEAASERAEEVVVTREHFERALERQRER from the coding sequence ATGAGCGGGTCCAGCGACGAGGGAATCGAACTGACGGTCGAGGGGGCACACAAGCGTGACGCCGGACGCGGTATCGCCCGCCTCCCCGAGTCCGCCCGGAGCCAGCTGGGCGTCCTGAGCGGGGACCCCGTCATCGTCGAGGGCGACCGGATGACCGTCGTGAAGGTCTGGCCCGCAGACGAACAGGGCGAGTTCGTCCGCATCGACGCCGATACCCGCGCGAACGCCGGCGTCAACATCGGCGAGACGGTGACCGTCAGCCAGGGGTCCGTGGTGGCGGCCACCGACATCGCCGTCCAGCCGGTCGATCCCATCCCCGGGACCGACGAGTACGAGTACACCGTCCGTGACCGCCTCGTAGACCGGATGGTCCAGGCCGACGAGCGCGTCCACGTCGAGGGACTGGGCACCTTCCTGGTCCGGCAGACGACGCCGGCCGGCTCCGTGCAGGTCACCGACGAGACGCGCGTGACGGTCCTCGACCGGGAGGGAGAGGGAACGAAGAAGCGCCAGCAGTCCTCGCCCGCGCCGTCCGGGGCCGACCGGGTGACCCCCGACGCCACAGAGACCGAGACGGGCATCAGCTACGAGGATATCGGCGGCCTCGACGAGGAACTCGACCGTATCCGCGAGATGATAGAGCTGCCGCTGTCAGAGCCCGAGCAGTTCCGACGACTGGGCATCGACCCGCCCAGCGGCGTCCTGCTGCACGGGCCGCCGGGCACCGGGAAGACGCTCATCGCCCGCGCCGTCGCCAACGAGGTCGACGCCTACTTCGACACCATCTCCGGGCCCGAAATCGTCTCGAAGTACAAGGGTGAAAGCGAGGAACGCCTCCGTGAGGCGTTCGACCGCGCGGAGGCCAACGCCCCCGCTATCCTGTTCGTCGACGAGATCGACTCCATCGCGGGCTCGCGCGACGAGGACGCGGACATGGAGAACCGCGTCGTCGCCCAGCTGCTGACGCTGATGGACGGCTTAGAGGAACGGGGCAACGTCGTCGTCATCGGGGCGACCAACCGCGTCGACGCCGTCGACCCCGCGCTCCGGCGGGGCGGCCGGTTCGACCGCGAGATCGAGATCGGCGTCCCCGACGAGGCGGGCCGGCGCGAGATTCTCGACGTCCACACGCGGGAGATGCCAATCGACGACGACGTCGACTTCGACAGCATCGCCGCCCGTACCCACGGGTTCGTCGGGGCGGACCTGGCGTCGCTGACGACGGAGGCCGCGATGGTCGCCCTCCGCCGGGACCGCGACAGTCCGTCGGTGACGAAAGCCGACTTCGACGAGGCGCTGGCGAGCGTCGAACCCAGCGCGATGCGGGAGTACGTCGCCGAATCGCCCGACACGACCTTCGAGGACGTGGGCGGTTTAGAGGCGGTCAAACAGGTCCTCACCGAGACCATCGAGTGGCCGCTGGCCTACGGCGACCTGTTTACCGCGACGAACACAGACCCGCCGAGCGGCATCCTGCTGTATGGCCCCCCTGGCACCGGCAAGACACTCCTTGCCCGCGCCGTGGCCGGCGAGAGCGACGTGAACTTCATCCACGTCGCCGGGCCGGAGATCATGGACCGCTACGTCGGCGAGAGCGAGGAGGCGGTCCGGAAACTGTTCGAACGGGCCCGCCAGACCGCGCCGAGCATCATCTTCGTCGACGAGATCGACGCCATCGCCAGCCACCGCGGGCAGGGCAACGAGGTGACCGAGCGCGTCGTCTCGCAGCTGCTGGCCGAACTCGACGGTATCACCGAGAACCCCAACCTGGTCGTGCTGGCCGCGACGAACCGCCGGGACATGATAGACGACGCGCTCCTGCGGCCCGGACGCCTCGAACAGCACGTCGAGGTTCCCAATCCCGACTCGACCGCCAGGGAGGCGATCCTCGCGGTCCACACCCGGCAGAAACCGCTCGCGCCGGACGTCTCGCTCGACGACCTCGCGGCCGAGACGGCGGGGTTCTCAGGGGCGCAACTCGAGGCCGTGGTCCGCGAGGCGTCGATGCTCGCCATCCGTGAGGCCGCCGCCGAGCTGGGGCCCGAAGCCGCGAGCGAGCGGGCCGAGGAGGTAGTCGTCACCCGCGAGCACTTCGAGCGCGCGCTCGAACGGCAACGGGAGCGGTAG
- a CDS encoding DUF4349 domain-containing protein, translated as MPSRTTAALLVAAALLLAGCAGTGNPVSANGGDGAELAASAGDAGAEQSVPEAAESGGGDGGDGGSVAQADQLRQQRAIIKTGRMVVEVENFSTSRTAVASEARSMGGYVSDSNQQLHRTGDATWHTGHVVVRVPSEDYETMQEAAAEEGTVVSEETETKDVTDQLVDLEARLENLRQRRDRLRTFYSRANDTEELLRIEEQLSEVQGEIERLEAQRRSLEQRVSFSTLRIELREPAPGASEIQTQYHQQSLVAVFLGSVEDVYVFGRATMVTAAAALPWLAVLAVPALGVRRLLKGRSLSLPSIRASGSEEEEAADGTADGTADETADEAGAHESGTDDGESGDSSG; from the coding sequence ATGCCCTCACGAACGACGGCCGCCCTCCTCGTCGCCGCGGCGCTGTTGCTCGCCGGCTGTGCCGGCACGGGGAACCCGGTCAGCGCGAACGGTGGCGACGGCGCCGAGTTGGCTGCCAGCGCCGGTGACGCCGGTGCAGAGCAATCGGTCCCAGAGGCAGCGGAGTCCGGCGGCGGTGACGGCGGCGACGGCGGGAGCGTCGCGCAGGCAGACCAGTTGCGCCAGCAGCGAGCCATCATCAAGACCGGCCGGATGGTCGTCGAAGTCGAGAACTTCTCGACGAGCCGGACCGCCGTCGCCAGCGAGGCCCGGAGCATGGGCGGGTACGTCAGCGACTCCAACCAGCAGCTCCACCGGACCGGCGACGCGACCTGGCACACCGGCCACGTCGTCGTCCGGGTCCCCAGCGAGGACTACGAGACGATGCAGGAGGCCGCCGCGGAGGAAGGCACCGTCGTCTCCGAGGAGACGGAGACGAAAGACGTCACGGACCAGCTGGTCGACCTCGAGGCACGACTCGAGAACCTCCGCCAGCGGCGCGACCGCCTGCGGACCTTCTACAGTCGCGCCAACGACACCGAGGAGCTGCTCCGCATCGAGGAACAGCTCTCGGAGGTCCAGGGCGAGATCGAGCGCCTGGAAGCCCAGCGCCGCTCGCTCGAACAGCGCGTCTCGTTCTCGACGCTCCGGATCGAACTCCGGGAACCCGCCCCCGGCGCCAGCGAGATACAGACGCAGTACCACCAGCAGTCGCTCGTGGCCGTCTTCCTCGGGTCCGTCGAGGACGTCTACGTCTTCGGGCGGGCCACGATGGTGACCGCCGCGGCGGCGCTTCCGTGGCTGGCGGTCCTCGCGGTCCCGGCCCTGGGCGTCCGGCGCCTGCTCAAAGGCCGCAGTCTCTCGCTGCCGTCCATCCGTGCTTCCGGGTCGGAAGAGGAGGAGGCGGCTGACGGGACCGCCGACGGAACGGCTGACGAGACCGCCGACGAGGCCGGAGCGCACGAGTCGGGCACGGACGACGGCGAATCCGGAGACAGCAGCGGGTAG
- a CDS encoding carbon-nitrogen family hydrolase, which produces MRLTLAQISVDPGSVQGNVDRATDAIERAAADGADLVVLPELFNVGYFAFELYGRRAEALDGETLSTIREAATDHGVAVLAGSIVEDLESSAAAGLAVPAEEGLANTAVFFDRDGRRRAIYRKHHLFGYGSAESDLLAPGERVPTVEYEGFTVGITTCYDLRFPALYRRLVDEGATLTLVPSAWPYPRVEHWKLFPRARAVENLLYVAAANGVGTFDEAELLGRSTIYDPWGTTLASSSDEPALVTADVEPGHVERVREEFPALEDARSDW; this is translated from the coding sequence ATGAGGCTCACGCTGGCCCAGATCTCGGTCGACCCCGGCAGCGTCCAGGGCAACGTCGACCGGGCGACCGACGCCATCGAGCGGGCGGCCGCCGACGGGGCGGACCTGGTCGTGCTCCCCGAGCTGTTCAACGTCGGCTACTTCGCGTTCGAACTGTACGGTCGCCGTGCGGAGGCACTGGACGGCGAGACGCTCTCGACGATTCGCGAGGCTGCCACGGACCACGGGGTCGCCGTCCTCGCCGGGAGCATCGTCGAGGACCTCGAGTCGAGCGCGGCGGCGGGGCTGGCCGTCCCGGCCGAGGAGGGGCTCGCGAACACGGCGGTGTTCTTCGATCGGGACGGCCGGCGGCGGGCGATATACCGCAAGCACCACCTCTTTGGCTACGGGTCGGCCGAGTCCGACCTGCTGGCACCCGGCGAGCGTGTGCCGACCGTCGAGTACGAGGGCTTCACCGTCGGCATCACGACGTGTTACGACCTGCGGTTCCCGGCGCTGTACCGGCGACTCGTCGACGAGGGCGCGACGCTGACGCTCGTACCGAGCGCCTGGCCCTACCCGAGGGTCGAGCACTGGAAGCTCTTCCCGCGAGCGCGTGCCGTCGAGAACCTCCTGTACGTCGCCGCGGCCAACGGTGTCGGGACGTTCGACGAGGCGGAACTGCTGGGCCGGTCGACCATCTACGACCCGTGGGGGACGACGCTCGCGAGCTCCAGCGACGAACCGGCGCTGGTGACAGCCGACGTCGAGCCCGGCCACGTCGAGCGGGTCCGCGAGGAGTTCCCGGCGCTGGAAGACGCCCGTAGCGACTGGTGA
- a CDS encoding SRPBCC family protein — protein sequence MTVRVERTITVSAPPERVWEFIADPEKRARPISVVTDFEVVDDERANWYLELPIPVVNRTLCVETRDVERRHPEYVRFVGKSKVMRVQGEHELEETEDGGTALTNRFVVDGRLPGVERFFKRNLDAEMQNLEAALRADLEVTA from the coding sequence ATGACTGTCCGGGTCGAACGCACGATCACCGTCTCCGCACCGCCGGAACGCGTCTGGGAGTTCATCGCCGACCCGGAGAAGCGAGCGCGCCCCATCAGTGTCGTCACCGACTTCGAGGTCGTCGACGACGAGCGGGCCAACTGGTACCTCGAACTCCCGATTCCGGTCGTAAACCGGACGCTGTGTGTCGAGACGAGGGACGTCGAGCGGCGCCATCCGGAATACGTCAGGTTCGTCGGGAAGTCGAAGGTGATGCGCGTCCAGGGCGAACACGAACTCGAGGAGACAGAGGACGGCGGGACCGCGCTGACGAACCGGTTCGTCGTCGACGGGCGCCTCCCCGGCGTCGAGCGGTTCTTCAAGCGGAACTTAGACGCGGAGATGCAGAACCTCGAAGCCGCGCTCCGCGCTGACCTCGAAGTCACAGCATGA
- a CDS encoding DUF7123 family protein — protein sequence MADFSEEDQRILEFLRDRVSRGESYFRAKNIASQIGLSAKQVGARLPRLAEEADEVEIEKWGRARSTTWRVTTG from the coding sequence ATGGCCGACTTCAGCGAGGAAGACCAGCGTATCCTGGAGTTCCTCCGTGACAGGGTCTCCCGCGGCGAGAGCTACTTCCGCGCGAAGAACATCGCCTCACAGATCGGCCTCTCGGCGAAACAGGTCGGTGCGCGCCTCCCCCGACTCGCCGAGGAAGCCGACGAGGTAGAAATCGAAAAGTGGGGCCGCGCTCGGTCGACGACCTGGCGAGTCACCACTGGCTAG
- a CDS encoding DUF7525 family protein: protein MASNSPGTDMGIGLGLVFGIVALAAVVLTAANGYAYALNGVASVRVTSGIVFGVGLLAAGLSIVAIHVYDA from the coding sequence ATGGCATCGAACTCGCCCGGGACCGACATGGGAATCGGTCTCGGCCTGGTCTTCGGAATCGTCGCGCTGGCGGCCGTCGTCCTGACCGCGGCCAACGGCTACGCCTACGCGCTCAACGGGGTCGCATCGGTCCGGGTCACCAGCGGTATCGTCTTCGGCGTCGGCCTGCTGGCGGCCGGGCTGTCAATCGTCGCCATCCACGTCTACGACGCCTAA
- a CDS encoding phosphate uptake regulator PhoU: METRKVQRLGPSTLAMTLPAEWASAHDVEKGDEVSLRMGGKGTLTVMPESVQTEESEAIIYAENLDADAVERAIVAQYVLGRRVIHVEAPEGGTLDSAHINAVYNAETQLMGLGVIEETPERIAIRCSVDPEDFTLDNLLERLESTGSTMRNEAIKALAHGNPDLAQRALNRERQANKIFVLLLRLIFTAYQNPNLARAVGLEDGFPLIGYRSIAKNLELTADNAEDIAEIALEATDHSLAVDSSTMRRIRDFTDQVNEITELAVQSAVERDYDTTIEVRKMYREIGDKEHEILNDLPEMDNQDLLQVREVLVSLQQTAEYAVRNAEIATNLALNEQSEHTKIQ; this comes from the coding sequence ATGGAAACGCGGAAGGTCCAGCGACTGGGTCCCTCGACGCTCGCGATGACGCTCCCCGCCGAGTGGGCGAGCGCACACGACGTCGAGAAGGGCGACGAAGTCTCGCTCCGGATGGGCGGCAAAGGCACGCTGACGGTCATGCCCGAGTCCGTCCAGACAGAGGAATCGGAGGCGATCATCTACGCGGAGAACTTAGACGCCGACGCCGTCGAACGGGCCATCGTCGCCCAGTACGTGCTCGGCCGCCGAGTCATCCACGTCGAGGCTCCCGAGGGCGGGACCCTCGACTCGGCCCACATCAACGCCGTCTACAACGCCGAGACGCAGCTGATGGGACTGGGCGTCATCGAGGAGACGCCCGAGCGCATCGCCATCCGCTGTTCGGTCGACCCCGAGGACTTCACGCTCGACAACCTGCTCGAGCGCCTGGAGTCGACCGGCTCGACGATGCGAAACGAGGCCATCAAGGCACTGGCCCACGGCAACCCCGACCTCGCCCAGCGTGCGCTCAACCGGGAGCGCCAGGCAAACAAGATATTCGTCCTCCTGCTTCGCCTCATCTTCACCGCCTACCAGAACCCCAACCTGGCGCGCGCGGTCGGCCTGGAGGACGGCTTCCCGCTCATCGGCTACCGCTCCATCGCGAAGAACCTCGAACTGACCGCCGACAACGCCGAAGACATCGCCGAGATCGCCCTGGAGGCGACCGACCACTCGCTGGCCGTCGACAGTTCGACCATGCGACGCATCCGCGACTTCACCGACCAGGTCAACGAGATAACCGAACTCGCCGTGCAGTCGGCCGTCGAGCGCGACTACGACACGACCATCGAGGTCCGAAAGATGTACCGCGAGATCGGCGACAAGGAACACGAGATACTCAACGACCTCCCGGAGATGGACAACCAGGACCTCCTGCAGGTCCGCGAGGTGCTGGTCAGCCTCCAACAGACCGCCGAGTACGCCGTCAGGAACGCCGAGATAGCGACGAACCTCGCCCTCAACGAGCAGTCCGAACACACGAAAATTCAGTAG
- a CDS encoding ATP-NAD kinase family protein has product MRKIGVVVNPIAGMGGRVGLKGTDGKVAEARKRGAEPRAPDRAAAALESLAEVADGVALVTYGDPMGASLVRGAGFDPEVVGDPRDPEETTGADTRAAVRAFVEAGVDVVLFVGGDGTAVDVAETLEELDDETPILGVPAGVKVYSSVFGVSPRAAGRIVATFSETERAEVNDIDEDAFRGGEVVTELRAVATVPVAEQRQSAKQLGGGTVETLAEGVADGVEPGVTYVLGPGSTVGAIKAALGFQGTTLGVDVWRDGEVLVEDAAESDILTALGDRNVVVVSPIGGQGFVFGRGNQQLSPDVIRRCDLEVVASRRKLDTIGTVRVDTGDPTLDEELRGWLKVRVGRHERRLVEVR; this is encoded by the coding sequence ATGCGAAAAATCGGTGTCGTGGTCAACCCCATCGCGGGGATGGGCGGCCGCGTCGGCCTGAAGGGAACCGACGGGAAAGTAGCCGAGGCGCGCAAACGAGGTGCGGAACCGCGGGCCCCCGACCGGGCCGCGGCCGCTCTGGAGTCGCTGGCCGAGGTGGCCGACGGGGTGGCGCTGGTAACCTACGGAGACCCGATGGGCGCGTCGCTCGTCCGCGGGGCCGGGTTCGACCCCGAGGTGGTCGGCGACCCGCGGGACCCCGAGGAGACGACCGGCGCGGACACCCGGGCGGCCGTCCGGGCCTTCGTCGAGGCCGGCGTCGACGTCGTCCTGTTCGTCGGCGGGGACGGGACGGCCGTCGACGTGGCCGAGACGCTCGAGGAGCTGGACGACGAGACGCCGATACTCGGCGTCCCGGCCGGCGTCAAGGTGTACTCGTCGGTGTTCGGCGTCTCGCCGCGGGCGGCCGGCCGCATCGTCGCCACGTTCTCCGAGACCGAGCGGGCAGAGGTCAACGACATCGACGAGGACGCCTTCCGCGGCGGCGAGGTGGTGACCGAACTCAGGGCAGTGGCCACCGTCCCGGTTGCCGAGCAGCGCCAGTCGGCCAAGCAACTGGGCGGGGGAACCGTCGAGACGCTGGCCGAGGGCGTCGCCGACGGCGTCGAACCGGGCGTCACCTACGTCCTCGGCCCGGGGAGCACCGTCGGCGCCATCAAGGCGGCGCTCGGGTTCCAGGGGACGACACTAGGCGTCGACGTCTGGCGCGACGGGGAGGTCCTGGTCGAAGACGCCGCGGAGTCCGACATCCTCACCGCCCTGGGTGACCGGAACGTCGTCGTCGTCTCACCCATCGGCGGCCAGGGGTTCGTCTTCGGCCGTGGCAACCAGCAGCTCTCGCCCGACGTCATCCGGCGGTGTGACCTCGAAGTGGTCGCCTCACGGCGGAAGCTCGACACCATCGGGACCGTGCGCGTCGACACCGGCGATCCGACCCTCGACGAGGAGCTGCGGGGGTGGCTGAAGGTGCGGGTTGGACGCCACGAACGCCGACTCGTCGAGGTCCGATGA